The following proteins are encoded in a genomic region of Nitrospirota bacterium:
- a CDS encoding integron integrase, which yields RTIQTLLGHSDVRTTMIYTHCIPSRTLKEAKSPLDF from the coding sequence CGCACAATCCAGACTCTTCTCGGCCATAGCGACGTAAGGACAACTATGATTTATACTCACTGCATTCCGAGCAGGACGTTAAAAGAGGCAAAAAGTCCGCTGGATTTCTAA
- a CDS encoding nucleotidyltransferase domain-containing protein, with amino-acid sequence MAQIKKEVKKVLRDYLIKVQRDIPVDLAILYGSQAKGQARPNSDIDIAVFSHKFKNKSHYTAQVMLQKYLWGIKADIQPVGYPVEEYSSKNKLDFVGGIIKKEGIVVCRNNKILI; translated from the coding sequence ATGGCTCAAATCAAAAAAGAAGTAAAGAAAGTCCTGAGAGACTATCTTATTAAAGTTCAGAGAGATATTCCTGTTGATTTGGCGATATTGTACGGTTCACAGGCAAAAGGGCAAGCCCGGCCTAATAGTGATATTGATATCGCAGTTTTTTCTCATAAATTTAAAAATAAATCGCACTATACTGCACAGGTGATGCTGCAGAAATATTTGTGGGGCATAAAAGCCGATATCCAGCCTGTAGGTTATCCTGTAGAGGAATACTCTTCAAAGAATAAATTAGATTTTGTCGGCGGGATTATTAAAAAAGAAGGGATCGTTGTCTGTAGAAATAATAAGATATTGATATAG
- a CDS encoding HEPN domain-containing protein gives MNKEKAINYWFNMADYDLKTAQVMLDGGRYLYVGFMCHQVIEKALKGLYVKQHNRIPPYTHNLFTLCADLNLVLTEEHQDFLVKLNPLNIEARYPEMKEKLGKAISKKKAHVLLEKTRSAYKWLKSKKK, from the coding sequence ATGAATAAAGAAAAAGCTATCAATTACTGGTTCAATATGGCGGATTATGATCTGAAAACCGCTCAAGTAATGCTTGATGGCGGACGATACCTGTACGTCGGCTTTATGTGTCATCAGGTAATTGAAAAGGCATTAAAAGGCTTATATGTAAAACAGCATAACAGAATTCCTCCATATACACATAATCTTTTCACTCTCTGTGCAGATTTGAATCTTGTTCTTACTGAAGAACATCAGGATTTTCTTGTTAAATTAAATCCTCTCAACATAGAGGCCCGGTATCCTGAGATGAAAGAAAAATTAGGAAAAGCGATAAGCAAAAAGAAAGCGCATGTTTTATTGGAAAAAACAAGGAGTGCCTATAAATGGCTCAAATCAAAAAAGAAGTAA
- a CDS encoding DUF433 domain-containing protein yields MNWREYIESTPDVLRGKPRIKGTRIPVSLILGYFAAGNTFEKIIQEFPDLNREQISACLDFARDLSEFEAVAV; encoded by the coding sequence ATGAATTGGAGAGAATATATAGAAAGCACTCCTGATGTGCTTCGAGGTAAGCCACGGATTAAGGGCACAAGGATACCAGTCAGTTTGATTCTCGGATATTTTGCTGCTGGCAATACCTTCGAAAAAATTATTCAGGAATTCCCGGATCTTAACAGGGAGCAAATTTCTGCATGTCTCGATTTTGCCCGTGATTTATCAGAATTTGAAGCTGTAGCGGTATGA
- a CDS encoding pyridoxamine 5'-phosphate oxidase family protein — MTLKEYLETKQGISILSTAGSDGKLTTAIYSKPRVLENSTIAFIMRERLTYHNLQTNPHAAFMFIEENTGYQGIRLFLRKIREDNDPDIIAQMTRRSLTSEEDQQKGPKHLVIFTVEMILPLVGAGKCFVTIE; from the coding sequence ATGACGCTAAAAGAATATCTTGAGACGAAACAAGGCATAAGCATACTTTCAACTGCCGGCAGCGATGGCAAATTAACAACGGCAATATATTCCAAGCCACGCGTATTGGAAAACAGTACCATAGCGTTTATCATGAGAGAGCGGCTGACGTATCATAACCTTCAAACCAATCCGCATGCCGCGTTTATGTTTATTGAAGAAAACACAGGCTATCAGGGAATAAGGCTTTTTCTCAGGAAGATTCGGGAAGACAATGATCCTGACATAATCGCGCAGATGACCAGACGGAGCCTTACGTCTGAGGAGGATCAGCAGAAAGGGCCAAAACACCTTGTAATATTCACTGTTGAGATGATACTGCCACTGGTCGGCGCTGGAAAGTGCTTTGTCACGATTGAATGA
- a CDS encoding glutaredoxin family protein: MHKPVKIYTLSTCSHCKATKKLLNECAVKYEFTDVDLLTGEERTAILEDVKKLNPECSFPTIIIGDKVIVGFKENEIRQALGL; this comes from the coding sequence ATGCACAAGCCTGTGAAAATTTATACGCTAAGTACCTGCAGCCACTGCAAGGCAACCAAGAAGCTGCTGAATGAGTGCGCCGTAAAATATGAATTCACAGACGTCGATTTGCTTACAGGCGAAGAAAGGACAGCCATTCTTGAGGATGTGAAGAAGTTAAATCCTGAATGCTCATTTCCCACCATTATCATCGGCGATAAGGTTATCGTGGGGTTTAAAGAAAACGAAATCAGGCAGGCCTTAGGATTATAA
- a CDS encoding flavin reductase family protein → MQEIVAKGISHGVYIVTTRTKEKINGMTAAWVAQVSMQPILLMVSVAPARYTHGLIKESGYFALNVLEEGQENIAQIFGFRSGRKFDKFKDIPFFDAPHGSPVLSDAMAYFECKLTDTFTAGDHSLFVGSIADAKLIKSDRTPLIFRWEDYF, encoded by the coding sequence ATGCAGGAAATCGTTGCAAAAGGCATTTCTCATGGAGTGTATATCGTCACCACAAGGACAAAGGAAAAAATCAACGGGATGACCGCTGCGTGGGTAGCGCAGGTCTCGATGCAGCCCATTCTGCTCATGGTATCTGTCGCTCCTGCCAGGTATACTCACGGGCTCATCAAGGAATCGGGATACTTCGCGCTTAATGTCCTGGAAGAAGGACAGGAAAACATTGCGCAGATTTTTGGTTTCAGGTCAGGCAGGAAATTCGACAAATTCAAGGATATACCGTTTTTTGATGCACCCCACGGCTCGCCCGTGCTCAGCGATGCCATGGCATATTTCGAATGCAAATTGACAGACACCTTTACGGCAGGCGATCACTCTCTCTTTGTCGGAAGTATTGCAGATGCGAAGTTGATAAAAAGTGATCGAACCCCCCTGATTTTCCGCTGGGAGGATTATTTTTAA
- a CDS encoding MBL fold metallo-hydrolase — protein MVNERKDLPIPDDTVLPVKIYRRIAGAHVHAYAEFIAKFRVFLQDRPGSLADFASLIAGCGGNISFFHYDRSLHSNRVVAEVQMSTKEAIDTLLQSLQENQYMPEESPSSRDDIQITSLDSVLEIKVRLKNEPGTLAAFANLLKSHGANVIYMLYDEDIDPEASDIALATKDLKEIDRLLDVVNKSGYYYRVLYRGADAREAEHMIGLKLVEKFFLKIRRLLPDKEFDEIKSIVDSSQDLFADLVHFYEEAGNYLEAGDVFEKILTLASKSRTRVGARFTVAEMPLLKFGPDVTLHSFRLPTSENIYLFESGEEVVMIDAGYGIYYQDIKKLMEAKSLDPSRVRRIYLTHPDADHAGTSGFFAEEYSSEVFMHPGSRDVIVHSNRAFGTTGRMANLNKYYTRLINKFTESRFPRKITFFSISDLGNEGAFRIIDTFRIGSLRFDVLESHGGHIPGHVFFLNREHGLIFTSDFLINVQSLSSEDKAVLSVYRYLLTNPNSDSQVFRNETNSLRELITNLDQGLKRSARQMTIFPGHGHYYSADMLADALSQKK, from the coding sequence ATGGTGAACGAAAGAAAAGATCTTCCGATCCCGGATGATACGGTCCTGCCGGTAAAAATATACAGGCGGATAGCGGGCGCTCATGTTCATGCATATGCGGAATTCATCGCAAAATTCAGAGTTTTTCTTCAGGACCGTCCTGGTTCACTCGCAGACTTTGCGTCCCTGATCGCAGGCTGCGGCGGCAATATAAGTTTTTTTCACTACGACCGTTCACTTCACAGCAACAGGGTGGTGGCTGAAGTGCAGATGTCTACGAAGGAAGCGATTGACACGCTGCTTCAATCCCTGCAGGAGAATCAATATATGCCTGAGGAGAGCCCTTCTTCTAGGGATGACATTCAGATTACCAGCCTTGACAGTGTCCTTGAGATCAAGGTGAGGCTGAAAAACGAGCCCGGAACACTTGCTGCCTTTGCAAACCTGCTGAAGTCTCACGGAGCCAATGTGATTTACATGCTCTACGATGAAGATATCGATCCCGAAGCCTCGGATATTGCGCTTGCAACCAAAGACCTGAAAGAGATCGACCGTCTGCTCGATGTCGTCAACAAATCCGGATATTACTACCGGGTTCTCTACAGAGGGGCTGACGCCAGGGAAGCAGAGCACATGATAGGTCTGAAGCTTGTTGAGAAATTCTTTCTGAAGATCCGCAGGCTGCTGCCGGACAAAGAGTTCGATGAAATAAAGTCGATTGTCGATTCTTCACAGGACCTGTTTGCCGATCTTGTCCATTTTTATGAAGAGGCAGGCAACTATCTTGAAGCAGGTGATGTCTTCGAAAAGATACTCACGCTTGCATCGAAATCAAGAACGCGGGTGGGTGCACGTTTTACCGTCGCGGAAATGCCGCTTTTAAAGTTCGGCCCGGATGTTACTCTTCACAGTTTCAGACTGCCGACATCAGAAAACATCTACCTGTTTGAAAGCGGAGAAGAGGTTGTGATGATCGATGCGGGGTATGGCATATATTATCAGGATATAAAAAAGCTGATGGAGGCAAAGTCGCTTGACCCTTCAAGGGTGAGGAGGATCTATCTCACCCATCCTGATGCAGACCATGCAGGAACATCAGGTTTTTTTGCCGAAGAATATTCTTCCGAAGTATTCATGCATCCCGGCAGCAGGGATGTAATCGTGCATAGCAACAGGGCCTTTGGAACGACCGGGAGGATGGCGAATCTGAACAAGTATTATACAAGGCTGATCAACAAGTTTACCGAGAGCCGGTTCCCGCGGAAGATAACTTTTTTCAGCATTTCTGATTTAGGGAACGAAGGCGCGTTCAGGATCATCGATACCTTCAGGATAGGCTCCCTCAGGTTTGATGTGCTCGAAAGCCACGGGGGACATATTCCCGGACACGTGTTTTTTCTGAACAGGGAACATGGCCTCATATTTACCTCTGATTTCCTGATCAATGTGCAGAGCCTCTCCTCTGAAGACAAGGCGGTGCTGAGTGTGTACCGGTACCTTCTGACGAACCCGAACAGCGACAGCCAGGTATTCAGAAATGAAACGAATTCCCTCAGGGAACTCATCACGAATCTCGATCAGGGTCTGAAACGTTCCGCCAGGCAGATGACCATTTTCCCCGGACACGGTCATTACTACAGCGCGGATATGCTTGCTGATGCCTTGTCGCAGAAAAAATGA
- a CDS encoding M23 family metallopeptidase, protein MKQKCESKTFAVFSLLLLIFFAFLSSASAASFKVRLSHKNILQGDAFFIRVTGAKTSSPPSAVFEGRELFFTGCGKKCFLAIGAVDIGTDPGVYRIQVKAGKNRKNLKLRVKSASFPEIRLELPDEKVFLSPDDLETVHAEKERLQRVFAVNSEKQWEGEFILPLENDVSTEFGTRRIMNSSWTSVHKGTDIRGQEGEEVMASNNGSIVLAEELFFGGNTVIVDHGLGIYTIYMHLSQMRVKPGDVVAGGDIIGLVGSSGRSTGPHLHFGVKVQGINVNPLSLVELSL, encoded by the coding sequence ATGAAACAAAAATGCGAGAGTAAAACCTTTGCGGTATTTTCGCTTCTGCTTCTGATTTTTTTTGCTTTCCTCAGCAGTGCGTCTGCAGCATCTTTCAAAGTCAGGCTGTCTCATAAAAATATACTGCAGGGAGACGCATTTTTTATCCGCGTGACAGGTGCAAAGACCTCTTCTCCGCCTTCTGCAGTATTCGAAGGGAGAGAATTGTTTTTCACAGGGTGCGGGAAAAAATGCTTTCTCGCAATAGGTGCGGTTGATATCGGGACAGACCCCGGGGTTTACAGGATTCAGGTGAAGGCAGGAAAAAACAGAAAAAATCTGAAGCTGCGTGTCAAGAGCGCCTCTTTTCCTGAAATCAGGCTTGAACTGCCTGACGAAAAGGTCTTTCTCAGCCCGGATGACCTTGAAACCGTTCATGCTGAAAAGGAGCGGTTGCAAAGAGTATTTGCGGTAAATTCCGAGAAGCAATGGGAAGGTGAATTTATCCTGCCACTCGAAAATGACGTATCAACTGAATTCGGTACAAGGCGCATCATGAACAGCAGTTGGACAAGCGTCCACAAAGGAACAGATATCAGGGGACAGGAAGGAGAAGAGGTAATGGCATCGAACAACGGGAGCATAGTGCTGGCAGAGGAACTGTTCTTCGGGGGGAATACGGTTATTGTAGATCACGGGCTTGGCATCTATACTATTTACATGCATCTGTCACAAATGCGCGTGAAGCCGGGAGATGTGGTTGCCGGGGGAGATATCATCGGGCTGGTCGGCTCGTCCGGAAGGTCGACAGGACCACATCTGCATTTCGGAGTGAAAGTGCAGGGGATAAACGTAAACCCCTTGTCCCTCGTCGAGTTGTCGTTATAA
- the argF gene encoding ornithine carbamoyltransferase yields the protein MKRDFLTLHDLSAQEIKKLLKRASELKAGKDANACPLIGRSVALLFEKASTRTRVSFEAGIYQLGAQAIYMNPKEIQIGRGETIHDTAKVLSRYLDAVVIRTYSHDTLAEFASHASIPVINGLSDLHHPCQALGDLMTILERKGRIKEVRLAYVGDGNNVAHSLIEAAGMMEMTLALACPRGYEPEPGILGNARASAKNRISITDNPEKAVSQADVVYTDVWVSMGQEKDAEKKKRAFRGFQLNRQLLSHAKKDAIVLHCLPAHRGEEITDEVIDGPQSAVFDQAENRLHSQKALLEFLLT from the coding sequence ATGAAACGGGATTTTCTGACATTACACGATCTCTCGGCACAGGAGATAAAAAAACTCCTGAAAAGGGCTTCGGAACTAAAAGCAGGCAAGGATGCGAATGCGTGTCCTCTTATCGGCAGAAGTGTCGCGCTTCTTTTTGAAAAGGCATCAACAAGGACGAGAGTTTCATTCGAGGCAGGTATTTATCAGCTCGGTGCCCAGGCTATCTATATGAATCCAAAGGAGATTCAGATCGGAAGAGGCGAGACCATTCATGATACCGCAAAGGTCCTTTCGCGATATCTTGATGCGGTTGTTATCAGGACATACAGTCATGATACGCTTGCTGAATTCGCCTCTCATGCCTCGATACCGGTAATCAACGGGCTGAGTGACCTGCACCACCCGTGTCAGGCTCTGGGGGATTTAATGACTATCCTTGAGAGAAAGGGGCGTATTAAGGAGGTCCGCCTTGCATATGTCGGCGACGGGAATAATGTGGCGCACTCACTGATTGAGGCTGCCGGTATGATGGAGATGACACTTGCGCTGGCATGCCCCAGAGGATATGAACCGGAACCGGGGATTCTCGGAAATGCGCGTGCCTCTGCAAAAAACCGCATCTCAATCACGGACAATCCGGAAAAAGCCGTCTCTCAGGCTGATGTGGTCTATACGGATGTGTGGGTCAGCATGGGGCAGGAAAAGGATGCAGAGAAGAAGAAGCGGGCTTTCAGAGGGTTTCAACTGAACAGGCAGCTCCTTTCACATGCAAAAAAGGATGCCATAGTGCTTCATTGTCTGCCGGCACACAGGGGAGAGGAGATAACCGATGAGGTGATCGACGGTCCCCAGAGCGCGGTATTTGACCAGGCAGAAAACAGGCTGCATTCACAAAAGGCGCTTTTGGAATTTCTCTTAACATAG
- a CDS encoding acetylornithine transaminase, producing the protein MDIKKYFEESSRYIMNTYSRYPVVFRKGRGVKVWNADGKEYLDFVSGVAVNVLGHCHPKIVVAIQKQAQRLIHVSNYFHIEPQIKLAKLLVKHSFADKVFFCNSGAEAVEAAIKLARKYAKDTINPELFEIITAENSFHGRTFGALTATGQEKFHKGFEPLLPGFTRVPFNDISALKNAVTERTCAVLLEPIQGEGGVRLPDQNYLKEVRAMCDEMKMLLILDEVQTGMGRTGKLFAYEHYGISPDIMTVAKGLGGGVPIGAMLATDRVASAFQPGNHASTFGGNPLVCAAAIATIETLLEDGFVLDQCNRMSAYFIERLEHLKSKFPDIIKEVRGRGLLLGMELTREGDGIVRACLEKGVLINCTAGNVLRFVPPLIIQQKEIDQLADILYGVFSRLP; encoded by the coding sequence ATGGATATAAAGAAATATTTCGAAGAGTCAAGCCGTTACATCATGAATACCTACAGCAGATACCCCGTTGTCTTCAGGAAGGGGCGGGGTGTAAAGGTCTGGAATGCGGACGGCAAGGAATACCTCGATTTTGTAAGTGGTGTTGCAGTCAATGTGCTCGGGCACTGTCATCCCAAGATTGTCGTTGCCATCCAGAAACAGGCGCAAAGGCTGATCCATGTATCGAATTATTTTCACATAGAGCCCCAAATAAAGCTTGCCAAACTTCTTGTCAAACATTCTTTTGCAGACAAGGTTTTTTTCTGCAATTCCGGGGCTGAAGCGGTGGAAGCGGCAATAAAACTGGCACGGAAATACGCGAAAGACACCATCAACCCCGAGCTTTTCGAGATCATCACCGCAGAGAACTCTTTTCATGGAAGGACATTCGGAGCCTTAACGGCAACAGGACAGGAGAAATTCCATAAAGGGTTCGAACCCCTCCTGCCGGGTTTTACGCGTGTCCCGTTCAACGATATCAGCGCACTCAAAAACGCGGTAACAGAGCGCACATGCGCCGTTCTCCTTGAACCGATTCAGGGAGAAGGAGGTGTCAGGCTGCCGGATCAGAATTACCTCAAAGAAGTAAGGGCGATGTGCGATGAGATGAAAATGCTTCTCATCCTTGACGAAGTCCAGACCGGTATGGGAAGGACAGGAAAGCTCTTTGCATATGAGCATTACGGGATTTCGCCTGATATCATGACGGTCGCAAAAGGGCTTGGAGGCGGCGTGCCGATAGGGGCGATGCTTGCGACAGACAGGGTTGCATCTGCATTCCAGCCCGGAAACCATGCCTCTACGTTCGGGGGAAACCCTCTCGTCTGTGCTGCCGCTATTGCAACGATCGAGACGTTACTGGAAGACGGATTTGTGCTCGATCAGTGTAACAGGATGAGCGCGTATTTTATCGAAAGACTCGAACATCTGAAGAGCAAGTTCCCGGACATCATTAAGGAGGTCAGGGGCAGGGGATTATTGCTGGGCATGGAACTAACAAGGGAGGGAGACGGCATCGTGAGGGCATGCCTTGAGAAAGGGGTGCTCATTAACTGTACTGCCGGAAACGTTCTGCGTTTTGTTCCCCCTCTCATCATACAGCAGAAGGAGATTGATCAGCTTGCCGATATTCTGTACGGGGTTTTTTCGCGGCTGCCATAG
- the rpsP gene encoding 30S ribosomal protein S16 → MVKIRLTRMGAHKSPFYRVVVADSRSRRDGPFIEILGTYDPLKNPADVKLDLEKAKLWLQRGAQPTDIVKKLMQRAGI, encoded by the coding sequence TTGGTCAAGATAAGACTCACAAGAATGGGAGCGCACAAAAGTCCTTTCTACAGGGTAGTGGTTGCCGATTCCAGGTCAAGAAGGGACGGCCCCTTTATAGAGATTCTCGGGACATATGATCCCCTGAAAAATCCTGCGGATGTGAAACTCGATCTGGAAAAGGCAAAACTATGGTTGCAGCGAGGAGCACAACCTACTGATATCGTCAAGAAGCTAATGCAAAGGGCTGGGATATAA
- a CDS encoding KH domain-containing protein: protein MMKDLIEKMAKALVDRPEEVNVTEVDGEKTTVFELRVAPSDLGKVIGKQGKTARAMRTILSASGTKIGKRCVLEILE, encoded by the coding sequence ATGATGAAAGACTTAATCGAAAAGATGGCGAAAGCTCTGGTGGACAGACCTGAAGAGGTTAATGTAACAGAGGTTGATGGGGAGAAAACCACTGTTTTTGAACTCAGGGTTGCGCCAAGCGATCTCGGGAAGGTTATCGGAAAACAGGGAAAAACCGCTCGTGCCATGAGAACGATACTCAGTGCTTCAGGGACAAAAATAGGAAAACGCTGCGTGCTTGAAATCCTGGAATAA
- the trmD gene encoding tRNA (guanosine(37)-N1)-methyltransferase TrmD: MKCDIVTIFPGIFDAYLHEGMLKRALQKSLVEIAVHNLRDFTRDRHRTVDDYPYGGGSGMVMKPEPFFAAVETVCPEPHNRRVILLSPAGRKFDHAMAQEFAQEERRLVFLCGRYEAIDDRVRTALANDEVSIGDYVLTGGELPALVIIDAVARLLPGVLGDEHSAEEESFSWGILDYPHFTRPPVFRGLPVPEVLLSGNHGEILKWRRKEALRRTMQRRPELIGKSVLSDEDHTLMNEIKEELP, from the coding sequence ATGAAATGCGACATAGTCACCATCTTTCCCGGCATCTTTGATGCATACCTGCACGAAGGAATGCTGAAAAGGGCTCTGCAGAAGAGTCTCGTTGAGATAGCAGTTCACAATCTCCGGGACTTTACCCGGGACAGGCACAGGACCGTTGATGACTATCCCTATGGAGGCGGCTCAGGCATGGTCATGAAACCCGAGCCTTTCTTCGCGGCTGTTGAGACAGTCTGCCCTGAACCGCACAACAGACGGGTAATCCTGCTCTCTCCCGCGGGCAGGAAGTTTGACCATGCGATGGCGCAGGAGTTTGCACAGGAAGAACGCCGTCTCGTATTTCTGTGCGGAAGATACGAAGCGATCGATGACAGGGTGAGAACCGCTCTTGCCAATGATGAAGTCTCGATCGGAGATTATGTGCTGACTGGCGGAGAACTGCCTGCTTTGGTTATAATAGACGCTGTTGCCAGATTGCTGCCCGGTGTTCTCGGTGATGAGCATTCTGCCGAAGAGGAATCTTTCTCGTGGGGGATACTTGATTATCCGCATTTCACAAGACCCCCCGTCTTCAGAGGATTGCCGGTTCCCGAGGTGCTGCTCTCCGGCAATCACGGGGAGATACTGAAATGGAGGCGCAAGGAAGCACTGCGGCGGACAATGCAGAGAAGACCGGAACTGATCGGTAAATCCGTGCTCAGCGACGAAGACCATACACTGATGAATGAAATAAAGGAGGAATTGCCATGA
- the rplS gene encoding 50S ribosomal protein L19, producing the protein MSFIRAVEEGFRKDTTDFNVGDTIRISVKVVEGDKERIQPFDGVVIARRGGSTRETFTVRKISFGVGVERIFPLLSPNIDKIQVLKRGSVRRAKLYYLRGKKGKAAKIKEKERVFATKPAESKTAAAAEE; encoded by the coding sequence ATGAGTTTTATCCGTGCTGTTGAGGAAGGCTTCAGGAAGGACACAACCGACTTCAATGTCGGAGACACCATAAGGATTTCAGTGAAAGTTGTCGAGGGGGACAAGGAAAGGATACAGCCGTTCGACGGAGTGGTAATCGCTCGTCGCGGAGGATCCACAAGAGAGACGTTTACCGTACGCAAAATCTCCTTTGGTGTAGGAGTGGAAAGGATTTTTCCTCTCCTGTCACCCAATATCGACAAGATACAGGTGCTGAAAAGGGGAAGCGTAAGAAGGGCAAAGCTCTATTATCTGAGAGGCAAGAAGGGCAAGGCTGCCAAAATCAAAGAAAAAGAGAGAGTATTTGCCACTAAGCCGGCTGAAAGCAAAACGGCTGCTGCGGCAGAAGAATAA
- a CDS encoding DUF262 domain-containing protein — MKQSIRWFLNLYDGGQLDLDPSYQRRSVWTLKDRKYFLDTIFRNYPSPAVFIHKELDRESVKMQYHVIDGKQRLETIFLFAHDHIAIDRDYGDTRLNGKKWSGIENEPDLKEHFYNYVVPVEFIGTDDSIVINEVFERLNRTSRKLERQELRHAKYDGWFIRTAEAEAEKDEWERLGVVTKSRMRRMKDVQCISEILIVFLKNRVLGYDQDRLDDIYAEYDSPHETLPDFQEEDFRKDLAFTKDYILRMEAHNAAITNHAKGFGNFYSLWAFVALNRKSADLPEKTAERYSAFMEKVTALSKADNMEKLLQESEQSHYQDAYQYLKSSARTGAAQMQREARNSILAKVLLGRPAQQEPVMTENAESRPRIQDIWSLVRNDGGNHVLKLAMGKSNNIREKDPGRG; from the coding sequence ATGAAGCAGAGTATCAGGTGGTTTCTTAATCTCTATGATGGCGGTCAGCTGGATCTGGATCCTTCGTATCAGCGAAGAAGCGTCTGGACACTGAAAGACAGAAAATATTTTCTTGATACAATATTCAGGAATTATCCCTCTCCCGCGGTGTTTATCCATAAAGAGCTGGATAGGGAATCCGTGAAGATGCAATATCATGTAATTGACGGAAAGCAGCGGCTCGAAACCATTTTTCTCTTTGCGCATGATCATATCGCGATTGACAGGGATTACGGAGACACACGGTTGAATGGCAAGAAATGGAGCGGCATAGAGAATGAGCCGGATCTGAAGGAGCATTTTTATAACTATGTAGTGCCGGTTGAATTCATTGGCACGGATGACAGTATCGTTATCAATGAAGTATTCGAGCGTCTCAACAGGACTTCGCGGAAACTCGAAAGGCAGGAATTGCGGCATGCCAAATACGACGGCTGGTTTATCAGAACTGCCGAGGCAGAGGCAGAAAAGGATGAATGGGAGCGTTTAGGGGTGGTTACCAAGTCAAGAATGAGAAGAATGAAAGACGTGCAGTGCATATCAGAGATTCTGATCGTCTTTCTGAAAAATCGCGTCCTTGGCTATGATCAGGACAGACTCGATGACATATATGCAGAGTATGATTCGCCGCACGAGACATTGCCGGATTTTCAGGAGGAAGATTTCAGGAAAGATCTGGCGTTTACAAAAGACTATATTCTGCGGATGGAGGCACACAATGCAGCGATTACGAACCATGCGAAAGGGTTCGGAAATTTTTACAGCCTGTGGGCATTTGTTGCACTGAATCGGAAGAGCGCAGACCTCCCGGAAAAAACTGCCGAAAGATATTCTGCATTTATGGAAAAGGTTACTGCATTGTCAAAAGCGGACAATATGGAGAAATTGCTGCAGGAAAGCGAGCAGAGCCACTACCAAGATGCGTACCAATATTTAAAGAGCAGTGCGAGGACAGGTGCGGCACAGATGCAGAGAGAGGCCAGAAACAGTATTCTTGCAAAAGTTCTGCTGGGACGCCCTGCGCAGCAGGAACCAGTGATGACAGAGAATGCGGAAAGCCGTCCCCGAATTCAGGATATCTGGTCTTTGGTGAGAAATGACGGCGGCAATCATGTTCTGAAGCTTGCCATGGGAAAATCAAACAATATCAGGGAAAAAGATCCGGGACGGGGATAG
- the rnhB gene encoding ribonuclease HII, whose product MIVECGCDEAGRGSGAAEVYAGAVILNPEHTIKGLADSKKLTARRRETLSDEIQRHALCWCVAKATLEEVETFNVLQASLLAMKRAVEGLGIMPDKVYVDGNHAPNLDIPVEAVVRGDDRIPAISAASILAKVARDAAMTEYHRIYPEYGFDMHKGYLTKRHIRALLKYGPCPIHRKSFCRVMSPGLPF is encoded by the coding sequence ATGATCGTTGAATGCGGATGTGACGAGGCAGGCAGGGGATCAGGCGCTGCTGAAGTCTATGCGGGTGCAGTCATCCTGAATCCCGAGCATACGATCAAAGGGCTGGCTGATTCAAAGAAACTGACGGCGCGCAGGCGTGAGACCTTGAGCGATGAAATACAGCGGCATGCGCTCTGCTGGTGCGTTGCAAAGGCCACTCTGGAAGAGGTTGAAACATTCAATGTGCTTCAGGCGAGCCTTCTTGCGATGAAGCGCGCGGTGGAAGGCCTCGGGATAATGCCTGATAAGGTCTATGTGGACGGCAATCATGCGCCCAATCTCGATATCCCTGTCGAGGCAGTCGTGAGGGGAGATGACAGGATCCCTGCAATAAGCGCAGCATCAATACTCGCAAAGGTTGCCAGGGACGCGGCGATGACCGAATACCACCGGATATATCCTGAATACGGGTTCGATATGCATAAGGGGTATCTGACGAAGAGGCATATCAGAGCGCTTCTCAAATATGGCCCATGCCCTATCCACAGAAAGAGTTTTTGCAGGGTCATGTCGCCCGGACTTCCTTTTTGA